The uncultured Sphaerochaeta sp. genome includes the window GTCAAGCAGGTCAGAGGGATCGAAATCCTTGACTTCCCCTGCAATCTTGGCTGGGTAGTCGGTTGTATCAAACCTGGTGATCTTTTCAATGCCACAGGCTCCTGCCTGTATCTGCTTCCAGAACTGTTCTACCTCCCTACCCAGTGGATTGACAGTTCCCATACCGGTTACTACCACACGTTCCATCTCTTGACTCCTTACATTGCCATCCCACCATCGACAGCCAGAACCTGGCCGGTGATGTAGGATGCTTTATCGCTTGCGAGGAAGGCCACGCTCTGGGCAACCTCTTCCGTATTTCCAATTCTTGACAGGGGAATCTGATCTTTGATCTGGTCCTTCAACTTCTCTGAAAGTACCTCAGTCATGGCAGTTTCAATGAATCCAGGAGCTACCACATTGACCCGTACATTTCTTCCAGCAAGTTCCTTTGCAAGGCTCTTGGAAAACCCAATAATGCCTGCCTTGCTGGCTGCATAATTGGTCTGTCCACCATTACCCACAATACCGACCACGCTGGAGATGTTGACGATTGCTCCTTTTCGCTGGGTTGCCATCAGTCGACCGATACGCCTGCAGGTGAGGAATACTGAGGTGAGGTTGACGGCAATAACATCATCCCAGGCCTCATCCTTCATCCTCATGATCAATCCATCGCGGGTGATACCGGCGTTGTTGACCAGGACATCGATGTATGTTGCTTCATTGACCACCGCTTCCAGTGCGGAGGCAACACTCTCCCTGTCAGCCATATCGCAACTGATGTGATTCGCTTCCAGTCCTTCTGCCTTGCTCCTGGAGAGGTACCAAACTTCGTATCCTTCACTTAGCAATGTCTCTATGATAGTTCTTCCAATTCCCCGTGACCCTCCGGTCACCAGGGCATGTCTTTTTTCACTCATGATTCCAATTCCTTCTTGCAATTCCAGATTGCATCCTCACTGCCGAGAATTCGGCAAGGGATTTCCGCATTACTGTTCTTCCAAAGCCCACTGAGTACCGTTCCAAACCCGGTTTCAGCTACCTGTGCGTGTTTCTCTTGTGCCAGGGAAGAGAGATGCTTCATTGCCTCCGTCCAGCGCACTGGTTTTGCCAATTGCATTGCCAGATGCTCCTTTGCTTGCTGGGCATCCTCGATCACATCCCCATCCACACTTGAAATCACCAGGGAGTGGGGATCCTTGAAGTTAAGCGTCTCTAAGAAAGCAGAGAAAGGCTTGGTTGCTCCCTCCATGAAGGGGGTGTGGAATGGACCTGAGACCTTTAGGGGAATGACTCTCCTGGCTCCCTTGGCCTGTAATATTCCCTTGCCTTGGGCAATGCTCTCCTGTAAACCAGCGATAACCACCTGTGTAGGACTGTTGTCATTGGAAACATACAATCCTGGGATCTGTGCTTCTCTCAGGGCTTGTTCAACTGTTGCATAATCCAGCCCAATGATGGCCGCCATTCCCAGCTTTCCCTGTACCTCTTCAATCTTTCTTGCTTCCTCGTCCATCAATACAGCTCGTTTGGTGACCAAGGAGAAGAGCGTTTCATCATCAAGGATGCCGCCTCCTGCAAAGGCAGAAAGCTCGCCAAGGCTGAACCCACTATGGGCAGCAAATGAGAAGCCAAGCTCGTTTAGTCTTAGATGTGCACTGCGGTTGGCTAGCGTTACTGCCAGTTGTGTGGCTCTGGTTTGTTTCAATTCCTCTTCGCTGCCTTCAGCGAGCAATTGGTATAAATCCAGTCCACTTACATCACTAGCAAGTGCAAAGAGATTTCTTACCTGCTTGCTTGCATCAAAGAGATCCAAGGCCATCTTCGGTTTCTGGGACCCCTGTCCGGGGTAGAGTGCTATCAATACGTCCATGTAAGTAGAGTTCCTCCGTAGGTCAGTCCTGCTCCGAATCCAACCATCAGAATTTTATGGCCCTTCTTGAGCAATCCTGCTCTGTCCATCTCCCTGAGTGCAAGTGGGATGGATGCCGCTGAGGTGTTGGCAAATCGATCAATATTCATATAGAACTTTTCTTCTGGAATTCCATATCGCTTGGAACAGGCCTGGATGATTCTTCGGTTTGCTTGGTGCGGGACAATCCAGTCAATGGAATCCAGATTCAGATTATTTCGTTCAACCAGTGCCAGGATGGTATCTCCAATCGTTCTCACCGCAAAAGAGTAGACCGCTCGGCCGTCCATCTCTATGGCGTGTTTCTCTGGGTGGATGGTCAGTGCCTTGGTACCAGCCGCCTCGGCCTTGAGCAAGGTATCGATAAGACCTGACTCCTCTTGGTCTGAGGATTCAAGCAGTGCACACCCGGCTCCATCACCAAAGAGTACACAGGTGTTTCGATCCTTCCAGTCAACTACACCTGACAGTTTCTCTGCTCCTACCACGAGGGCATTCTTCATGGAACCTGTGGCGATCATGGCACGGGCGACCTCCATGGCGTAGATAAAGCCAGTACAACCGGCGCTCACATCCAAGGCTGGTCCGGTTATACCGAATTGCTCTGCGATCATACAGGCAACAGAAGGAAATCCAGGATAGTCCGGGGTAGCTGTTGCACAGACAATACCATCAATATGGGATGCTTCCAGATTGTAGCTTGCAAGGAGATCCTCGATCGCTTTATAGGCGAGATTGCTGGTCGATTCTTCATCATCAGCAATATGTCGTTCTCTGATTCCAGTGTGACTTTGGATCCACGCATCACTCGTGTCGACCATATGGCTCAGGTCATTATTAGTTACCACCCTCGGCGGCGCGTAACTGCCAAGGGCGGTGATGTGTATCGATTGTGGAGGCTTCAATGGCTCCCTCCTTGAGTACATAACATAGCTATATCATTATTACAATTTTGAGAATAATGTCAATATTGACACTATAACTCCTTATTGTTATGATTAAATTCGTATGGATGCACTTATTAAAGCATCCCATCCCCATCTTGTTATGAGGAATATTATGGATAGTATTGAACACATGGACCTCCGTGAGGTCCTTACCCTATTTGATTCCAGTACCCTAAGCGAGCTTGAGCTTTCCTGCTCACGCTTCTCACTCAAACTGAAAAGACCGGTCGCAGGAGAGGAAACCATCCAGCCTGTTCCAGTAATCAAGCAAAGCACTCAGGACGCACAAACAGTGATGGAACCGAAGGCTGATGCAAATGCAGAAGAAGTGGAAACCATCACCAGTCCAATTGTGGGGACCTTCTACCTAACCCCAGCTCCAGATGCACCTCCCTATGTGAAAGTTGGTAGCAAAGTGGAGAGCGGGGACGTTATCTGCACGATCGAAGCAATGAAGCTGATGAACCAGCTTGAGAGTGATTACTCCTGTGAAATTGTGGAAATCCTTG containing:
- the fabG gene encoding 3-oxoacyl-[acyl-carrier-protein] reductase: MSEKRHALVTGGSRGIGRTIIETLLSEGYEVWYLSRSKAEGLEANHISCDMADRESVASALEAVVNEATYIDVLVNNAGITRDGLIMRMKDEAWDDVIAVNLTSVFLTCRRIGRLMATQRKGAIVNISSVVGIVGNGGQTNYAASKAGIIGFSKSLAKELAGRNVRVNVVAPGFIETAMTEVLSEKLKDQIKDQIPLSRIGNTEEVAQSVAFLASDKASYITGQVLAVDGGMAM
- a CDS encoding ACP S-malonyltransferase is translated as MDVLIALYPGQGSQKPKMALDLFDASKQVRNLFALASDVSGLDLYQLLAEGSEEELKQTRATQLAVTLANRSAHLRLNELGFSFAAHSGFSLGELSAFAGGGILDDETLFSLVTKRAVLMDEEARKIEEVQGKLGMAAIIGLDYATVEQALREAQIPGLYVSNDNSPTQVVIAGLQESIAQGKGILQAKGARRVIPLKVSGPFHTPFMEGATKPFSAFLETLNFKDPHSLVISSVDGDVIEDAQQAKEHLAMQLAKPVRWTEAMKHLSSLAQEKHAQVAETGFGTVLSGLWKNSNAEIPCRILGSEDAIWNCKKELES
- a CDS encoding beta-ketoacyl-ACP synthase III; the encoded protein is MKPPQSIHITALGSYAPPRVVTNNDLSHMVDTSDAWIQSHTGIRERHIADDEESTSNLAYKAIEDLLASYNLEASHIDGIVCATATPDYPGFPSVACMIAEQFGITGPALDVSAGCTGFIYAMEVARAMIATGSMKNALVVGAEKLSGVVDWKDRNTCVLFGDGAGCALLESSDQEESGLIDTLLKAEAAGTKALTIHPEKHAIEMDGRAVYSFAVRTIGDTILALVERNNLNLDSIDWIVPHQANRRIIQACSKRYGIPEEKFYMNIDRFANTSAASIPLALREMDRAGLLKKGHKILMVGFGAGLTYGGTLLTWTY
- the accB gene encoding acetyl-CoA carboxylase biotin carboxyl carrier protein, which translates into the protein MDSIEHMDLREVLTLFDSSTLSELELSCSRFSLKLKRPVAGEETIQPVPVIKQSTQDAQTVMEPKADANAEEVETITSPIVGTFYLTPAPDAPPYVKVGSKVESGDVICTIEAMKLMNQLESDYSCEIVEILAKPEQLVEFGQPLFKVKKL